The Meleagris gallopavo isolate NT-WF06-2002-E0010 breed Aviagen turkey brand Nicholas breeding stock unplaced genomic scaffold, Turkey_5.1 ChrUn_random_7180001956824, whole genome shotgun sequence region CCTCCCATTCTTCACGTCTcaatttgtgctttttttccagttccgGAATTTTAAGATCATTTACCGACGTTACGCGGGActttatttctgcatctgtgtGGATGTGACCGATAACAACCTGGCTTACCTGGAAGCCATCCACAATTTCGTGGAGGTGGGGTTAATGAACGGCCCCTCTTCGTTAAGCGCCGTGTTAATTGGTCGAGCTGCTGTGTTAACCCTGCTTCATCCCGTCTGTCCCCGTAGGTCCTCAATGAGTATTTCCACAATGTGTGCGAGCTGGATTTGGTCTTCAATTTCTATAAGGTgaggaggagggggggaagtttggggtgctgtggggttttTATANNNNN contains the following coding sequences:
- the LOC109365150 gene encoding AP-2 complex subunit sigma-like; the encoded protein is FQFRNFKIIYRRYAGLYFCICVDVTDNNLAYLEAIHNFVEVLNEYFHNVCELDLVFNFYKVYTTMAEIFLVGAWSSCPISM